Below is a genomic region from Virgibacillus dokdonensis.
AATGGACCGATTGTTTACATATATATTTCCTGCTGAAGGGAACTCTATCCCTGCTAACAAACGAGTGAGTGATGTTTTCCCGCTTCCATTTGCCCCTGTAACCGCAATAAAGGATGGGCCTGCCCAAGAGAAAGTAATGTCACGTAGAATTTTTTGTTTCTTTTTCGAAAGCTTTACGTTGTGAACTTCTATGATAGGTTCCAATGCGCAACTTTTTTTGGCAGTCGTTTCTAAAAACGTTTGATCCAAATAGGACATATGCGTTGTAAAATCTTCGTATGTGAAAGGGATTTTTGAAAAAACTGCTTGATTATTGTGACACGCTTGTAATGCGAGTTCCGTAATGGACGGAAGTGCAATGCCTTCTAATTGAAAAAGGTCCGCATGTTTTGTAATCGCTTCTGTTAAAGAACCATCAAATATACCATGTCCTGCTTTGGATAAAATAAAGGTTCTCTCTATGAAAGAGACCCACCCGTCCAATTGATGCTCAATAACAATGAGCCCAATTTTTTTATCTTCCTGAATATGTTTCATCGTTTGAATGAATGCCTGTTTTGCTAGTGGATCTAAATTAGCACTTGGCTCGTCTAAAATTATAAAGTCGGGTTCAAGTGCTAGGATACACGCTAGCGCGAGCTTTTGCTTTTGTCCTCCAGATAGAGAATGAATGTTTGCTTCTTTATAAGCGGTTAAGCCTACCATCTGCAATACTTCGTCTATCTTTGTGGCGATTTTATCTTTCGGTGTGTCGATGTTCTCCAATCCAAAAGCGATCTCATCTTCTACCGTCAACATACAAAATTGACTTTCAGGATCTTGGAAGACGACACCGACATGTTTACTCATTTCTCCAGGTTTCGTATCTTGAATCGAAGTCCCAAAGATATGGATATCTCCTGCTATTTCCCCATCAAGTTCGCGAGGGTAAATCCCGTTTAAGCAACAAGTTAGTGTGCTTTTTCCACTGCCGCTTGGTCCGAGTAGAAGCATCGTTTCGCCAGAACGCAAATCAAAGGATAGCTTGTTGATAGTAGGGTGTTCATGCTCGTTAAACCAAAGTGTGAGTTCGCGCACTTGAATCATGATACGGACCTCGCTTTATCTATTTTCTTTCCAAGGGCAAAACTAGATAATACACCTGTCTTAGCTAGTGAGTCACTAATTGCTTTTCCAAGTACACCGGAAATAATCGCGCCACTGATCATTCTAACGATGAGCATGCTAATCACATAAGGTGTGCTTAAAGCAGCATATCCGCCACGAAAATAGCCCCAAACAAAACTAAAAATTGCTGCCCCAACTCCTGCAAGCATTAATACCCATAAGGAATAGCGTTTATATCTTGTCGCAGCAAAAGCAGTCTCTGCACCAAGCCCTTGGATAATTCCAGTAATAATAATTATTGGCCCCATCGCATTGCCTAAGAGCATTTCAACCGTAGCGGCAATTGTTTCGGATAGAAAAGCCGCTCCTGGTTTACGTAATATATAGGCCGCAATAATGGATACGATAAACCAAATCCCAAAAATAAAGTCATAACCAATGGGGCCCATAAATGATACAAGTAGCTTTCCTACTGGGAGGAAAGCTAAATAGACAATCCCAAATACGACCGATAAAACAGCCATAACAATAATTTCTTTTAAACGCCAGTTAGTCATCGCTGTTCACATCCTTTTTAGAAGGACTGTTAGCTGATATTGTCGTCGTCATAACGGTGTGAGAAGACCCACTATGTTCCATGTTGACAAAGACTTGTTCCAAGCCATTAAATACATCCTTACCATCTCCATCTAATCGTGTGGCGTAATGAATGGAGGATACGCGGATGTTTTGCTTTTTCATGGCTTCAATTTGGTCGTAAATGAGATTCATATAGTCGCCGCCACCTAATGGATAGAGAGAAAACTTTCCGGCTACCTCTTGTTTGATCTTATTGCTCTCTGCTTCGTTTAATCGTCGATCATCTTCAGCTAAAAATACATCCCCATCAGAATCTCCCGGACAACCGATAGAATAGGTACCACTAAATACGACATGGTAACCTGTTTGTGTGGCATGAAGAAATAAAGCCTTTGTGACATCAAATACATGGGTGATTTTCCCTCTCACACATGTGCCTATGTCCGTTGTTTTCACCCAAACTTTAGATGTGTCTACTTCTTTTAATGCTGTTGTAATAACATCCACAAAATGATCTGTCATCGGATAAATGGCAAAATCACAGCCAGCTATTCTACTGTTGTGGCAAGTATGAAATGGATTATTCAATTTTCTTCCTCCTTCTATGAATCATAGTTTTATAAATGTACCGCGATGAAATTGTGCTACAAGAGCAAAGGAACTCGTTTTGAACTTTTATAAACAAGTTTTCACATAGAACAAAGGCTCGGGGCGCCCGATTAGCAACGTAGCGAGTGGAACGAATCAACGAAAGTTTTAGGAATCATGCTCCTGCAACAGGAGTATGTCGGCGCCCTCCGGCAAGCCCGTCTTTAGTCGGCCTTCCTATTTAGAACGAACCGATGATGACTTATCGTAAGGCGATTTCGTGAAGTCGCCTAGTTGCTGGGCGCTGGAGCCGGACGTGGCTAAATAACTTAGTTAGTTTATCCACAGCTGCAAAATTTTATAATTTCCCACTAGCGTTGCATAAAAAGTAATGCTTCAAGTCAAGCGTTAATTTTCCATTTGAGACATAGGTAACAGAATTTTCTGATATATGTTATTTGTACACAATGAAAAAAAGACAACAGGCATGAGAGGTAGCCCTTCATCCATTTTTTGAATAGTATATACTTTTAAACGAATGGATCGTATGTTAAATCATCTAAGTGTAACACGTCTCCTGTCTCATATTGTGCTAGGGTCTCTGCAAAAATTCGCTCATTGTCCCACCTTCGTCGTCCACTGGACTCTCGCTCTGGTTCTTT
It encodes:
- a CDS encoding ABC transporter ATP-binding protein — its product is MIQVRELTLWFNEHEHPTINKLSFDLRSGETMLLLGPSGSGKSTLTCCLNGIYPRELDGEIAGDIHIFGTSIQDTKPGEMSKHVGVVFQDPESQFCMLTVEDEIAFGLENIDTPKDKIATKIDEVLQMVGLTAYKEANIHSLSGGQKQKLALACILALEPDFIILDEPSANLDPLAKQAFIQTMKHIQEDKKIGLIVIEHQLDGWVSFIERTFILSKAGHGIFDGSLTEAITKHADLFQLEGIALPSITELALQACHNNQAVFSKIPFTYEDFTTHMSYLDQTFLETTAKKSCALEPIIEVHNVKLSKKKQKILRDITFSWAGPSFIAVTGANGSGKTSLTRLLAGIEFPSAGNIYVNNRSIDQWKQKELQQQIGYVFQNPEHQFITDRVFDEIAYTLRLRAYPEATVQEKVHQTLASCQLQGMENRHPYTLSQGQKRRLSVATMIVDEQNILFLDEPTFGQDAASTRELMHLLAARYKNGTTIIMVTHDMDLVDKYANRVVVLKNGEIVADETPTQLWERPQLSKWNLDYPTRIKLKRHMEGSHVCITK
- a CDS encoding ECF transporter S component yields the protein MTNWRLKEIIVMAVLSVVFGIVYLAFLPVGKLLVSFMGPIGYDFIFGIWFIVSIIAAYILRKPGAAFLSETIAATVEMLLGNAMGPIIIITGIIQGLGAETAFAATRYKRYSLWVLMLAGVGAAIFSFVWGYFRGGYAALSTPYVISMLIVRMISGAIISGVLGKAISDSLAKTGVLSSFALGKKIDKARSVS
- a CDS encoding YkoF family thiamine/hydroxymethylpyrimidine-binding protein, coding for MNNPFHTCHNSRIAGCDFAIYPMTDHFVDVITTALKEVDTSKVWVKTTDIGTCVRGKITHVFDVTKALFLHATQTGYHVVFSGTYSIGCPGDSDGDVFLAEDDRRLNEAESNKIKQEVAGKFSLYPLGGGDYMNLIYDQIEAMKKQNIRVSSIHYATRLDGDGKDVFNGLEQVFVNMEHSGSSHTVMTTTISANSPSKKDVNSDD